GTAGTAACAACAGAACCAACACCAGCACCAGAGTCAGCATGAATAGACCCAACACCAGCACCAAAGTCAGCATGAACAGACCCAACACCAGCACCAGAGGCAACATCAGACCTAACACCAGCACCAGAGGCAGCAGCAGACCCAACAGCAGCACCAGCACCAGCAACACCAGCACCAGGATCAATATCAGCAGCAGCAAAATCAGCAACACCAGCAACAGAATCAACATCAGCAGCAGCAACAGCAGCAGGATCAGCAACAACAGCAGAATCAACAGCAGCAGCAGGATCAAGAGTATCAGCAGAACCAACAAGAACAGCAATCACAATCTGCTGTTGAGGAAAGTGAACATGCACAGCATCGACAGCAGGAAGAAGTTGTACAAAACCAACAACAGTCTCAGAGCCAAGGGGCTCATCAACAAAGGAAAGCAGGAAAACGAAAGTTAACAGATTCAGAAAAGAGGCAGATCAATGCCAATTATGCATATTTAGGTAAAGAACCTCCTTTCACTGTTGGAAATTGGAGAGGAAAATGGAGTAGAGCTGGTACTAGAAGAGGAGGAACTTCAGCAACAACTACCAGAGGACAACCAAGAGTCAAAAGAGGatcaaattgaagaggaagtAAAGCTATAGCTAGATTGGGACATAATGCAACTACATTTTGTCTTTTTGTATGaagtttgttttggatttgataTGCTGACCTATTACGAACATGGTCCATATGTACAAACAATTTATTTTGTCCAATCTACACAGATTGTTCTATGTTAATGCAGCACTTTTGTTTAGTTCTTATGTCTCTGTCATTTATTGATGAAATTAGTAGAACTGAAATGTGTTGTTTCAAACCTTTTTTGACACCAAATAATAACTATTTATTCATGTGAACAATACAACTTTTATATATCAAAATGTTTATACAGAGGGGTACAAAAGGGGCTTTATAAAGCCATTTGCCCTTTCCCTTTCAATATGCTACCATTACAACATAGTAGCTATTCTTCAAGGATTTTCAACGATGCCACAAATTTGTAGCATGCCACCAGAATTATCTATTCTCATAACTAACATTGCTAAGACAACTATTAGCCAAGGCAACACTGCGCATCGAATGAGTCGCTTATTGGCTGATTTGTACTTGGCAATTTCAGTTTGAAGTGGCTTCATTTTACCCTCCAATTTCACAGCTTTTGCTTCCCACTTTCTTGCAGCTttttcaaattcaaccatttttTCCTCCATTCCATTGATCTTTCTGAGTAGACCCGGTATAATCATTGTAGATCGAGCGCACATTTCATCATCTATCCAACCCCAATAGCCACAGccatccttaaaaaaaaaacaaattcatTATATTTCTTACACAATAATAAATTAAGTATCTAAAAAAATGTTACAAACCTCCCCCAATGCGCATTTGGCAAATCTTCTTCCCGGATTTTGTGCAGTCCATGAAGTTATCATTACTGTCTTCATCCCACAAACACAAGTAGGCAAAATGGGTGTCAACGATGTAGGTGGCATGGATCTTGCTGGCCCGACTCTTGGTGGCGTTGATCTTGGTCCTGCTTCCTCTAATCCAAGTTGggcttcttccatttccttctcTTGTAGTTTCTCTCGGATAAGTAATCTTTATTAGTTTTATACAAGAAGAACAAGAAGATCTATTTTCGACTTCCTAAATTGACCCTACCTTTTGTATTGGAAATCGCGCAAACGGACACCTCTGCAAAGTTAACGACTAAATCTAACAGAATGGGCTGGAGTCTACCTTTTATACAGTTTGATGGTCAAAATCAGCcttttaatagttgagtgaccAAAACTCGACGATGACAAAAGTTTAGTGGCCACTGGGATAATTTGCCCATTTTAATTGATATAGAGGTATTTTTATAGTTTCACTTCAATTCAAGCTTTTCAAGCGATTCGTTGAGTAATCGAACCTAACAAATGGTTGCTTGAGCTCGATTCGTATATATTAATGCTCGGCTCGAACTTAGTGTTGATCGAGCTCAAATCGAGCTACTCGTGAGCCGGTCAATTTCAGCCGTGGTTGTTTGGAAGGGAAACTTCTTTGTCTTGTCCTCCAAAAGCCAGAAGGGAGATAACGTCCCGGAAATGGAGCCACAGCAGGGATAAGACTATAGTGCAAGAGTTGAAGCGCGAAAATAAGAGCGGCGTCCTCATGTCATCATCCATATTTGAAATCGTAGCCTTTGCATTTACTCTGGATCTAAATTAATACTTATTAGTCCTATCGAATCCTTCGAGTGGGGCCTTTGCATTTACTCTGGGTCTAAATTAATACTTAGTCCTATTGAATCCTTCGAGTGAatgtccccaaaaaaaaaaaactttttgagTGAATAAAACTCAAAATAAAGGAGCTGCTAAACTAGTATTTTGGGCCACTACGCCGACTTCTATTTGAAGGTTTAACCACAGGAATGTAATGCATAGCGGTCGAACAAAGCCGCATGATTCTAATTGTAAGAATTTTTCAGGCTTTAATATTGTGATACTATCTAACATTCAATTCAACTTGTTGAAAAGAATACTACTGTATATAGAATGCAACATTTCAGATACATGTAAATTAGTACTacacaacctttttttttttttttttttgcaaaaattagTACCACACAACTCAATGATCATATTGAAAGAAAATTGCCTTGCAGGAGAGATCCAGAAAAAGCAGAGGTTAGGGAGAGGGGACACGCGAGGACCACGGCTCTATATTTAACATCTTTTGGGGTACAGAATGAAGTAAGCTATCCTGGGAAACTGGACACTCTTTTAAAATTCATTGCTCCATCAAATCCCAAAAATGATACGGTACAGTAATAATGATTCAAAGCGTGTTGTGTTCAATTCATATAGCCTTTGCGGATACTCATGTTGTATGTTACTGTAGTGAAATTCATAACCAGAAGCAGAAGAAGCCAGCAGGCCACAGGCGGGATCCAGAGAGAGCAGGGGGTTAGGCAGCTGGATGATGAACAGGTATGTATATCTCTTGTCAATCAACAAGCAGATAAGACATGTCAAATTGTCCAGTTGCTCCCCTTGTACCAAATCCCTGGATTTCGTTCCCTTTTATTAGTCAAGTGCCCATCTGAACTAATGCACTACTGTCCAGTGGAAGGCCAAATAATTGCAGAAACAAAAAgagagaataaaaaaaatgggaaGAAGAAGCAAATTTCATACTCTCATTTGTCATTTCCTTCTTGGATTGGGTGATGATTGGATCACATTTTAGACAAGATCAAAACTTTAGAGCTTCTTCTTGCAGAAAATAAGGACAGAAATTAACTATGTACTACTAAAAATGCAATTGAAGATAAAAAGCATCGCATTTGCATTCGTTACGCTGAAACTCTGTGACAAAGTCTAAGAAGCCCTAATACTAAATTACTAATCCTAAAAGCAAAGGTTGTCAACAGTGCTCAATTTTTGGTTACTTGGGGGTGGGGGTTGGGGGGCGGGGGTTGCTGGGGTGTTGGGGCTGGGAGGTGTGAAATATCGTTCAGTTCAATTGATAACCAGCTGAACTTCAGTCTTGAATAGAAGAAAAGACAGCGAATCCAAAGAGAAATACACAAACCCGCCTGGTGAATGTGTGACAAACGACCCGAAACTCTTCCCCACTACACAGTGCCATGCCGGCCCATACAACCCATCAAACTCCTGTGCGATTTTAATAAATCAAATCAACAACCGACAACTATTCATTAAGGAGTTAGAAAATTCATTTATAATTGATGGGTAGTTGTTAGTAATATTCAGTACCTTTTTGAGAGAACGAGCGAGGAGGGCGGGGCTAAGTCGATGAGTTTGAGGAGGAGTGGCACCGGAGGTACCGGCAGTGACGAGTGATCGGGTGTAGCGGAGTGCATGCTCTTGCATGGACACGGGCATGTCTGAGGTTCTTAATCGCACGTTTAGGCTGATTGCTATGGCTGCTAGCTTCAGTTCTTGTTCTGATAGAGAGTTGTTCTTCTTCTCCTTGCTGTTGTTGTTGCTTTGATCAGAAACAACAGgaagctgctgctgctgcaatATTTGTAATGGTTTCTGAGGTCTTGACTTAGAGGAAGCTGCTGCTGCTGATGATAATTGCATGACTTTGGGTTGGGACTGCTGATGGGATTGAGGGGGCTTATTTTTGGACTTGCTTTGAGTTGTTTCTTTCATGATTGTTAGAGGCGTATGAAAAGAATTGTTAGAGGTGGATAAAGACACGAGAACTAGAGAAGAAGAGTTGAACTTTTTGACCGGGGAAATATGTGGAGTCGTTGGGGTTGGAGGATTGGAAATTGGAATATAAAGAAAGATTTGAACTTTGACTGACAATACATGGTGATAGAGACAGCAGCaggccaaagaaaaaaaaacagatgaTAATCCAAATAGAGAAAAATGCAAGACATGCAAGAATTAATAATTAGACTTGGTTTGTGTTTATTgcaagtttcatttttttttttttcaatttcctaCGAGGCTTTCGGTGTCTATTTGGATTTTGAGGATTAGAGTGAAGAGAAGGAAAAATACGAGTACACTGGACACTGCTTGGGGGATGGTACACAAGAAAAGTGTGGGATCATCAAACCACATAAATGGTGTGGGGCGCAGGAGTTGCTGCAGCTGCTGACCAGTCTAATTTTGTAGTACCAGCCAGTTAGGTTGGTGCTTTCCCTTTCCCATTACTGAGGATTTCTCATGACTTACCAGCAAGAGTGACAGTTAAATCAATCAACCCTCTTATGGTTGTTTTCAAATTTCCACTGAGTTAGAGTAGATGATGAGTTTAACTTCCCCCTCAGAGTTCTCAATAATGCACTCCAATTAAGTAAGCTTATGCATATGATTTTGTGTACTagcttcctcttttctttttcaaaggaCTGCGGTGAAAACCGTTTGAATTAGctatttttttggatatttttaaaaaattttactgtaattaaaatatttgatatattgtatgagtgaaatattttttgaattattatgtATCACTGTaacattttatttaaaaaacttAATTAGGAAAAAATATCCAATCCAAACGGAGGGAGTTTTGGTCTGTTGGCATCGTCCATTTTTAGTGACAAGATATTAGTCCAACGTCAAAGGAATCAGAGCACAGTGATGTGTTCTGCTTCTTCATGCTAAGGTCCTTGTTTCAATGATTgctttttcattaaattttttttttgaaatgctCTTTGGacacatttttaatttttttttcctcacgTGCATCATCACATAGTTACAATAAATTTATCTATAAAAATTCCACCAAACTATTGCCTTGACATATTTTGAGATGTTATATATGTAAAATGCCCCCACGTGAATGGGCTGGTGGTTGGCGCCTCTTCCTCGGGACCGTCAGGTCCTGGGATCGAACCTCCGCAGCAACATTGGCTTCTCCGTGCAATTAACGTGCTAGGTCTGATTGGGACGCTGGGCCGGGCCggagtgggattagtcgggccgcctttacggacttgacccggacacccactccgtcgacaaaaaaaaaaaaatatatatatatatatatatatgtaaaataatttttttaaggaTCGAACCTCCGCAGCAACATTGGCTTCTCCGTGCAATTAACGTGCTAGGTCTGATTGGGACGCTGGGCCGGGCCggagtgggattagtcgggccgcctttacggacttgacccggacacccactccgtcgacaaaaaaaaaaaatatatatatatatatatatatgtaaaataatttttttaaaaaaaattgtaaccATCTAAAAAAAATGTTCAATGGATTTTTCAAGAATGTAAAAACAAAACCAggagaaaaaacaaaataagtccaaACAACGAACGAGTGACACGTGGCCCAATATTCCCCACACTCCTCATCCATCTAATCTCATATCCCCAACACTCCAACAGACTCAACTCCGCCACACACATTCACACACACACCACTCTTTCCTCCTCCACTCCATTTTTCCTTTGTAAATATCCGAAtcaaaaataaaaccaaaaagaaTCGAAAAATCAAAGAATCGGAACCAGAAACTTATCAACAAAACCTCTGTTCTCCCGGGATGGCTGGCGTTCTCGAAACCCTAACCGTACCACGCTCCGCGTCTCTGCCCTCAGCTTCCTTGGCTCCCATCGCCGGCTCTCCATTCTCTACCATCCGCGTCAGATTTTCCGAGTTTAGAGGACTTAAGATCCAGTCGACTAGGCCGTCGTCCTCCGCCTCGCTCAGTTCAAATGCCAGACTCGCCCGCCGTGGAAGTCGAATTGTTTGCGAGGCTCAGGATACCGCTCTAGTAGGTTAGATTATTTCGAActctttgcttttgctttttagaAACGGTTCTTTGTTTTTTAGCTTCTGTGTATACTCGTGATATCTGAAATCGAAGTTTATATTGAATTCGATTGTTTGTAGCTTCTTTGTTTAGGTTGATTTTAAAATATGTGCTGGAATTTGCGTGAATCTGCTTGGCGAATTTTATGCAAGAGTTGAGGTGGAAATTTCTGTTCGACTGTCGAACTTAAATTTGATTGAAGTGCGAAATTCGCTTGTAGCTTAATCCAAAGTCACTGGTAATATTCGCTTTTGAAAATGTGACTGGAGAATTGTGTATCTACTGTCGTGCAACTCAAAAGTTAATCATAGCGAGAATCTTTTCCCTCAGCATCATTCAGAGCAAGCTAGAATTCTAGTCAGGAAAAGCAACTTGCAATTGAGAATTATAGTAGCAGATAATTTGACTCGTTACACGCATATGGTCCGAGTCTTTCTCTAATCTTAGTTAGGACGGTTACTAATAAATTGTATTTGTATTCAGTCTATCTGGTTCCTGTCGTGAGGAGTTATTCCTCCTTTTGAGAACTAATTTTATGGAATTATTAGTTTTAAGGGACTGTGTACATTTCTGACCGTCTTATATAAGATCTCTAGGACGTTATTGGTTAAGTTAGGGCTTATACAACTATAAGCTAACTTCAATTTGATGTTTTCTTTTCCTGTTCTTTTGTTTGCTTTACGTTTTCATTTGTATGTTGTTTCCACAAACTTAGCTTACATAGTATAGTCCTTTCCCTGAATAGTTGGATTTTAAGGAGTTATTGTGCTCAAAGTGCAAACTTCATCTTAGAACTTTGCTGGAAACATGTTATATAGAAATGCATTCTTATGGTGGAAGAATAGTTTCTTTAAGAATATCAGGCTCTGAAATCATTATTGAATTTGCAGACCCTGGGCGACAATCTTTGTGAATGACATAAACAgccaattttgtttttcttgtgaGCTTCTTGTTTTGTATGTCTATTTATGCTGTCTGAGAATGCGTAAATACTGAAGAGTAGTGCAGGAACCAAATATGCTCTCATTAGACATGTAGAAAAGATTTATCTGACAATGGTAGGGCTTCCTATTCTAGAGAAGAactttttggtagttttttcTTACCGGTCTTTGTAAGCATATCCCTTATGTGCATGTGTTGTCTTCTTCTGTATCCACACTTATGGTGTATGTTGAATCTGTATTCTTCTTCATAATTGATGAATCAAAATGGCAAACTAGTATAGCTTAGAGCGCTGATAAAAGTAAGATTCTCGTCTTTTGAATAGTGATTTCTTGCAATTCCAATTGTGGCTACAGAGAGAAGTATATGGAAACAAAAATGATGGCTGGTGATCTGCTCGTATTCTCTATGTTGGCTTTTGAAAATGGATCTGTTGTTGGTTATTATCTTATCCTGTTTTGCaatatatttttccaaagtCCAAGAGTTTATGTGATATTGGCTTAATGCTCATATAAGTTTTAAAACAGATACATTATAATTTGATGCTTTCTCCTTCTTTATCCAACCACCAAATGAGATGTTACTTTGAGAGGCAGGCGCTGGTGCTCTTTTAAGTTTCCGTTTGCACGACCATGGATTTAGAATCTGGTTGCAGAATTTCCGATACAGATAACCCTGTTCCAAATTCATGATCTGCTACTCAATTTCTAGGATTTTTGTGGGAAACTGgtaaatagaaatttaaaattgttcTTTGGTTCTTGAATAAATTGCAGTCCCACCTGTCAAGGATGATACGTGGCAGTCGCTGGTACTAGATTGTGATTCACCTGTTCTGGTTGAGTTTTGGGCTCCATGGTGTGGGCCATGCCGCATTATTCACCCCGTAATTGACGAGCTGGCTAAGGAGTATGCTGGTAAACTTAAATGCTACAAGGTTAATACAGATGATTCCCCTGGAATTGCAACTAAATATGGGATCCGAAGCATCCCAACTGTAATGATTTTCAagaatggagaaaagaaagacaCTGTCATTGGTGCAGTTCCAAAACAAGTATTGACTACTAGCATAGAAAAATTCTTGTAAAGTGGCGGGTATCCAGTCCATGATGTTTCACGAACAGATTCAATAATCCTAAGATGGTTCTGTATAGATGGATGCTACTGCATTCCCTATTTGTATTGAGATAATCTTGGTTACTAAAGTTTTTACAGTTTGACGTTGTCTTTTAGAATTAATTCtgtatgcctttttttttttttgaagaggaCATCTCTCTCTGTGAAATTGGTTTTCCTCACTTTAAAGCTGCTTCTGCTATTATCTCCAAAATACCTGCTGCATATGGACAAATGCAGGGATATGGGACTGTTGTGGGTAGCATTATAGAGGCATGCTTGCTAAACTACAGAAATCTTTGAAGACTGGAGCAAGCCTTGCTACTCATGTTCAGTGAAATCCTGGTCCCTGtttccttttcacttttttgttgTCGAATCTTACATTTACAAATTGGAGCAAACTTGACGATACTTCGAAGTTCGAATGAATTTAGTACTTCAAAGTGAGGTGACCTTTTAGTAAAGTTTTAGGCTGGCCTCGCCCTCTGGGCTTTGTGACCATGGATGTGGGCTGGGTCTAGCTTTGTCATATGTAAAGGAAAAACTACAGGAGCAGTTTTCGCCGCTACATTTGTTTATTTCACTAACGTGACACTGAGGCCCGAGAGAGTCCAGTAACTATTTCGGAacaacttttcagttttcatccCTTTGAAAAATTATGATCAATAGTTCAATTATCAGGATAGTCCTTTTTTTTGTGGATGTGGAAGAGACCTACTTATTGTACCCAACATTGCTTATTTATGGAAATATAATTATGAAGGATTAGCATAGGACAATTTTTATTCAAATACCAATATTACCCTCAATTATTCAACGTCATGTATTCCTATTGATTTTGTTGGGTCCATCGTTGACTAGATACCATTTTCTTCCTCGTTTTCAATAACATAgcatcaagttttttttttttttttggctctctCTCACTTTCCCTTTCATTCCTGCCTTTTCATATCTTTTCATCTTTTCTATTTtacaatttcttttgatttttttgaaaaccTTTGCAGATGTGGTTTAAGACCTTTTGCATAAAATTTTCTTCGCTTCACTCTTATTATTTCTCTATTGCTATTGGTAATTTTTTTcctgctttttttcttttctttttgcttttattcCATTATATTTTCTATCAAATAATCTATGATTACAGTTTTTGGAGTGATCATAAATTATGATTAAATTTGGGATGCAATTTTGCTGCAATTATAGTAAATTTCAAGTTCTCAATTTTTTGAGTAATATTTGTTATAGCAATATTGTTGGatttttcgttttcttttcttttttctattttttaagttGATAGTTCTTGACTTCATCACCTATCCTTATTTTCTAATATCTAGATCAAAGTAATTTTAATCTACATTTTTTGAAGGGAAAAGTGTGTGTCTACGTCGTGACTTCAACACGTGAATATTGAAGGAAATGTGTACCTACActttttggattattttcatTTAGACTGTTTGAGTTAAATCCATAGAAAATTATtaggtccgtttggattagctgtttttggggttgtttttcaaaaacagaactgtagcatttcgtttttcaaatacaagtccgtttggattagttgtttttggggttgtttttcaaaaattatataaaaagcttttactgtagatgttttatggattatttttagatgtatttttaaaacatattttcgagtatttttataatgtataatctttaaatttttataacaatatacaattatacatttataaatatttataaataaatatatttatatatatataaatgtattatattatatataatacataatataaatatatttataaatatataaatgtataaattataaatgaatattatataaatgtataaattataaattataatttttatatttttatatttatatacatttatgcatttataatacatttataaatatttataaataaatatatttatacttttataaataaatatatttatacttttataaataaatatattcatatatttatatataaatgtttaaatgtatattactataaatatataaattataaatgaatattatataaatgtatattataatttataatttttatgtttttatatttatatacgtttatgcatttataatacaattataaacatttataaataaatatatttagatatttatgaataaatatatttatatattattataaataagtaagtgtattatatatataaataaatttatatattatatataaataaataagtgtattatatttatttatttattatatattatatttataaataaatatataaatgtattataagtgtattatattatatataatacataacataaatatatttataaatgtataaatgtatattattataaatgtgtataaattataaatgaatattatataaatgtatattataatttataatttataatttttatgtttttatatttatatacatttatgcatttataatacaattagaaatatttataaataaatatatttatatattatgtataaataaataagtgtattgtatttataaataaatttatatattatatataaataaataagtgtattatatttatttatcatatattatatttataaataaatatataaatgtattataagtgtattatattatatataatacataatataaatatatttataaatgtataaatgtatattcttataaatgtgtataaattataaatgaatattatataaatgtataaattaatatattataaatatatattaatactatgcataaatgtattaatgtaataaatataaatgtataaatttattaatattacgtataaatttataattaatattatgtatattaatataaatgtataaatgtattatattatatataatacataatataagtgtatattataaatatacataaatatatatatattatgtttaaatgtacattttt
The DNA window shown above is from Coffea arabica cultivar ET-39 chromosome 5e, Coffea Arabica ET-39 HiFi, whole genome shotgun sequence and carries:
- the LOC113688280 gene encoding uncharacterized protein, giving the protein MAGVLETLTVPRSASLPSASLAPIAGSPFSTIRVRFSEFRGLKIQSTRPSSSASLSSNARLARRGSRIVCEAQDTALVVPPVKDDTWQSLVLDCDSPVLVEFWAPWCGPCRIIHPVIDELAKEYAGKLKCYKVNTDDSPGIATKYGIRSIPTVMIFKNGEKKDTVIGAVPKQVLTTSIEKFL